Genomic segment of Thermodesulfobacteriota bacterium:
CAAGACCGAAGGCATGGACCACGTCGAGCTTGTCGAGATGGACGCTATGGAAATAGCCTTCCCGGACGACTCTTTCGATATGGTCTTTACCTCGCACGTGGTGAGCGTGGTGCCCGACCCCTACAAGGTGATGCAAGAGGTGAGGAGGGTCTGCAAGCCCGGCGGGCAGGTGGTCATCGTGAACCACTTCAAGAGCAGGAACAAGCTCGTCGCCGGGATGGAAAAGGTCGTAACCCCCATAAGCAAGAAGATAGGCTGGAGGTCGGACCTCTGTCTCGATGAGTTCATTATCAAATCGGGGCTGAGGATCGACAGGAAGTACAAGCTGAAGAAGATAGATTTCTGGCACCTCGTCTTCGCGACCAACGAGAAGTAGATAGTCCCGGACCGACCCGCGAAGCC
This window contains:
- a CDS encoding methyltransferase domain-containing protein, encoding MTEVESIKKVYAGYSDVYDTLFKRLFYPRIRHAIESMEIKPGDRVLDVGVGTGLSLSLFPEYCKVIGIDLSEKMLGKARKKIKTEGMDHVELVEMDAMEIAFPDDSFDMVFTSHVVSVVPDPYKVMQEVRRVCKPGGQVVIVNHFKSRNKLVAGMEKVVTPISKKIGWRSDLCLDEFIIKSGLRIDRKYKLKKIDFWHLVFATNEK